One part of the Arthrobacter sp. EM1 genome encodes these proteins:
- a CDS encoding L-threonylcarbamoyladenylate synthase, with product MTTSYDCTAAEQRAAGLEHAQRAIREHKCVVFPTDTVYGIAADAFSPLAVTLLLASKGRSRKMPPPVLIPRLNALDGLATDVPAEARRLAEAFWPGALTLILHAQPSLDWDLGDTRGTVALRLPADDLAQDLLTLTGPLAVSSANRTGQPAAQTAAEAEAQLAESVEVYLEGGARPVEGTDALPSTIVDATSVPLRVVRQGAISLERLREVVPELLGAGEEPAAVDAPDTTTATPSHSTAEDSATPAADDDSPRN from the coding sequence GTGACGACTAGCTACGATTGCACGGCGGCTGAGCAGCGCGCCGCAGGACTTGAACACGCCCAGCGGGCCATCCGGGAGCACAAGTGTGTGGTCTTCCCGACGGACACCGTGTACGGGATCGCCGCCGACGCGTTCTCACCCCTCGCGGTGACCTTGTTGCTGGCATCGAAAGGGCGCAGCCGCAAAATGCCGCCGCCCGTGCTCATCCCCAGGCTCAATGCCCTCGACGGCCTCGCAACGGACGTTCCTGCCGAGGCCCGGCGCCTGGCAGAGGCATTCTGGCCCGGCGCTCTCACCCTGATCCTGCATGCCCAGCCGTCCCTTGACTGGGACCTCGGCGACACCAGAGGCACCGTCGCACTCCGGCTCCCGGCCGATGACCTCGCCCAGGACCTCCTAACGCTGACCGGTCCGCTGGCAGTGTCCTCGGCGAACCGCACGGGACAGCCGGCGGCCCAGACCGCTGCGGAGGCCGAAGCCCAGCTGGCGGAATCCGTGGAGGTCTACCTGGAGGGCGGCGCGCGGCCGGTCGAGGGGACTGATGCGCTGCCGTCCACCATTGTTGATGCCACCTCTGTGCCGCTGCGGGTGGTACGCCAGGGTGCCATCAGCCTGGAGCGGCTCCGGGAGGTTGTGCCGGAATTGCTCGGTGCCGGCGAGGAGCCCGCCGCCGTTGATGCCCCGGACAC
- the prmC gene encoding peptide chain release factor N(5)-glutamine methyltransferase, with amino-acid sequence MPEGAGLSLADAVREATAALAAAGVPSPRADAELLADHLLGVGLGRLRALMLGDSPAPVGYQELIAERARRVPLQHITGVAHFRYLELAVGPGVFIPRPETETVVQLVIDRLQGQAHPKVVDLGTGSGAIAGSIAHEIPGAEVHAVEFSEFAHAWAARNLLPLGVHLTLGDLRDALPGHNGTFDVVVSNPPYIPAGAIPNEPEVALHDPPEALYGGGADGMELPAAAAASAARLLLPGGYFVMEHAEVQAGWIAAMLERSGRWSRVTTHRDLNGRDRATSAVLADRLPPGGRGNSPSDERMGQ; translated from the coding sequence ATACCAGAAGGAGCCGGCCTGAGCCTTGCGGACGCCGTCCGCGAGGCCACCGCAGCGCTGGCCGCCGCGGGGGTCCCGAGTCCGCGAGCCGACGCGGAACTGCTCGCAGATCATCTGCTGGGCGTTGGCCTCGGCCGGCTCCGTGCGCTGATGCTCGGTGACAGCCCGGCACCGGTTGGCTATCAGGAGCTCATCGCCGAGCGGGCCCGGCGCGTTCCGCTGCAGCACATCACGGGCGTTGCGCATTTCCGGTACCTGGAGCTGGCAGTCGGGCCGGGAGTGTTTATTCCCAGGCCGGAAACTGAAACCGTGGTGCAGCTTGTCATCGACAGGCTGCAGGGACAGGCCCATCCTAAGGTGGTCGATCTGGGCACCGGGTCGGGAGCCATCGCCGGGTCGATCGCGCACGAGATTCCCGGCGCCGAGGTCCACGCCGTCGAATTCAGCGAGTTCGCGCACGCGTGGGCCGCGAGGAATCTGCTGCCGCTCGGCGTTCACTTGACCCTCGGTGATCTGCGTGATGCGCTGCCCGGGCACAACGGCACCTTCGACGTTGTGGTCTCGAACCCGCCCTACATTCCTGCCGGCGCGATCCCCAACGAACCCGAAGTAGCGCTGCACGACCCGCCCGAGGCACTCTACGGCGGGGGAGCGGACGGTATGGAGCTTCCGGCGGCGGCAGCGGCTTCCGCCGCCAGGCTCCTGCTCCCCGGGGGATATTTTGTGATGGAGCACGCCGAAGTCCAGGCCGGCTGGATCGCCGCCATGCTGGAGCGCTCCGGACGGTGGTCCCGCGTTACCACACATCGTGACCTCAACGGCAGGGACCGGGCCACGAGTGCCGTTCTTGCCGACCGGCTTCCGCCTGGTGGCCGGGGCAACTCACCCAGTGATGAAAGAATGGGCCAGTGA
- the prfA gene encoding peptide chain release factor 1 encodes MFESVQGLLDEHDAIQAQLGDPAVYADQKLARKLGRRSAQLNGIVEAYHAWHGIEDDLAAAKEMADEDPEFAAEVPVLEAGLETAAAKLRRLLIPRDPDDSRNVILEVKGGEGGDEAALFAADLLRMYTRYAETRGWKTEMISANESDLGGYKDVQVAIKGNSSDPAEGVYARLKFEGGVHRVQRVPVTESQGRIHTSAAGVLVLPEVDEPEELEINQNDLKIDVYRSSGPGGQSVNTTDSAVRITHLPTGIVVAMQNEKSQLQNREAGMRVLRARILAHQQEQIDAENSAQRKSQIRTMDRSERIRTYNYPENRIADHRTGYKAYNLDQVMNGDLEPVIQSAIEMDEQARLDAIGD; translated from the coding sequence ATGTTTGAGTCCGTACAGGGCCTGTTGGATGAGCATGATGCCATCCAGGCTCAGCTTGGGGATCCTGCTGTCTACGCTGACCAGAAGCTTGCCCGAAAGCTGGGGCGGCGCTCGGCCCAGCTGAACGGCATTGTGGAGGCGTACCACGCCTGGCACGGTATCGAGGATGACCTTGCCGCTGCCAAAGAGATGGCGGACGAAGACCCGGAGTTTGCTGCCGAGGTTCCGGTCCTGGAGGCCGGGCTGGAGACGGCGGCGGCCAAGCTTCGCCGGCTCCTGATTCCGCGGGACCCCGACGATTCCCGCAATGTGATCCTTGAGGTCAAGGGTGGTGAAGGCGGCGACGAGGCTGCCCTTTTTGCCGCCGACCTGCTGCGGATGTACACCCGGTACGCGGAAACCCGGGGTTGGAAGACCGAGATGATTTCTGCCAACGAATCCGACCTGGGCGGCTACAAGGACGTCCAGGTGGCGATCAAGGGCAACTCGAGCGACCCGGCAGAAGGTGTCTATGCGCGGCTCAAGTTCGAAGGCGGCGTGCACCGGGTGCAGCGCGTTCCCGTGACGGAATCCCAGGGGCGCATCCACACCTCCGCTGCCGGTGTGCTGGTACTTCCCGAAGTGGACGAACCCGAAGAACTTGAGATCAACCAGAACGACCTCAAGATCGACGTCTACCGTTCGTCCGGCCCCGGCGGCCAGTCCGTGAACACCACCGACTCCGCTGTCCGGATCACCCACCTTCCCACCGGCATTGTGGTGGCCATGCAAAACGAAAAGTCGCAGCTGCAGAACCGTGAAGCCGGCATGCGTGTCCTGCGTGCCCGCATCCTGGCGCACCAGCAGGAGCAGATTGATGCCGAAAACTCTGCCCAGCGCAAATCCCAGATCCGCACCATGGACCGCTCGGAGCGAATCCGCACGTACAACTACCCGGAAAACCGGATAGCGGACCACCGCACCGGATACAAGGCGTACAACCTGGACCAGGTTATGAACGGCGACCTGGAACCGGTCATCCAGTCGGCCATCGAGATGGACGAACAGGCCCGCCTCGACGCTATCGGCGACTAG
- the rho gene encoding transcription termination factor Rho, whose translation MTETTELSSAVETSSSAAGSSTAAPAKSSGLAGLKLAQLQALASQLGISGGSRMRKGDLVSAISAHRAGTPVSKAPARGAETVNGNGSAPQAAAPVAAPAAAVESEAPVQENPRARGRGRSRRAGSDGVITATATEAPAQAAPAAEAPAAAESNAVESGSVAASEGADRARQPRTRNRRRGEAAAQAPEQAAAQSAPVVEAPAEQRQADQGSEDGQRRENTRSRGGRDEVAASRDNAGNRDNNRDNAANRDNAGSRDNAANRDNNRDNAANRDNNRDNDDSDGGSRRNRRNRRDRNDRNDRSGGQDSRDNNARNDRFRDRNDRRRGRAQGPDVDDVEVTEDDVLLPVAGILDVLENYAFIRTSGYLPGPNDVYVSLAQVKKYNLRKGDAVVGAIRAPREGETQQTNQQQTARQKFNALVRVTSVNGKTPEELKDRVEFAKLVPLYPSERLRLETDPKKIGPRVIDLVAPIGKGQRGLIVSPPKAGKTLILQSIANAITTNNPEVHLMMVLVDERPEEVTDMQRTVKGEVIASTFDRPADDHTTVAELSIERAKRLVEMGMDVVVLLDSMTRLGRAYNLAAPASGRILSGGVDSAALYPPKRFFGAARNIENGGSLTILATALVETGSKMDEVIFEEFKGTGNMELRLSRQLADKRIFPAVDVNASGTRREENLLSPEEVKIMWKLRRVLSGLETQQSLELLTNKIRETQSNVEFLMQVQKTTLGAKSDNDK comes from the coding sequence GTGACCGAAACCACTGAGCTGTCTTCAGCTGTGGAAACATCATCTTCTGCTGCCGGATCGTCAACGGCCGCACCCGCCAAGAGCAGTGGCCTTGCAGGCCTCAAGCTCGCCCAGTTGCAGGCTCTCGCCAGCCAGCTGGGGATTTCCGGCGGTTCCCGGATGCGGAAGGGCGATCTTGTCTCTGCAATTTCGGCTCACCGCGCCGGTACCCCGGTGTCCAAGGCGCCGGCCCGCGGCGCTGAAACGGTGAACGGCAACGGCAGCGCCCCACAGGCAGCGGCGCCGGTCGCTGCTCCGGCTGCCGCCGTCGAATCCGAGGCTCCGGTCCAGGAAAATCCGCGTGCCCGGGGACGTGGCCGCAGCCGCCGCGCCGGCAGCGACGGCGTCATCACTGCTACTGCCACCGAGGCCCCCGCCCAGGCCGCTCCCGCAGCGGAGGCTCCGGCAGCTGCCGAATCCAACGCCGTCGAGTCCGGCTCGGTTGCTGCCTCGGAAGGCGCCGACCGTGCCCGCCAGCCGCGGACCCGCAACCGCCGCCGCGGCGAAGCTGCTGCCCAGGCACCCGAGCAGGCTGCAGCCCAGTCCGCACCCGTCGTCGAGGCCCCCGCCGAGCAGCGCCAGGCAGACCAGGGCAGTGAAGACGGCCAGCGCCGGGAGAACACCCGCAGCCGCGGCGGCCGCGACGAGGTTGCTGCCAGCCGCGATAACGCGGGCAACCGCGATAACAACCGGGACAACGCAGCCAACCGCGATAACGCCGGTAGCCGGGACAACGCAGCCAACCGCGATAACAACCGGGACAACGCAGCCAACCGCGATAACAACCGGGACAACGACGACAGCGATGGCGGCAGCCGGCGGAACCGCCGGAACCGGCGTGACCGCAACGACCGCAATGACCGTTCCGGCGGACAGGACAGCCGCGATAACAACGCGCGCAATGACCGTTTCCGCGACCGCAATGACCGGCGTCGGGGACGCGCCCAGGGCCCGGACGTCGACGACGTCGAGGTCACCGAGGACGACGTCCTGCTGCCGGTCGCCGGCATCCTGGACGTACTGGAGAACTACGCGTTTATCCGCACCTCCGGTTACCTGCCGGGCCCGAACGACGTATATGTCTCCCTAGCCCAGGTCAAGAAGTACAACCTGCGCAAGGGCGACGCAGTCGTCGGGGCCATCCGTGCGCCGCGCGAAGGCGAAACCCAGCAAACGAACCAGCAGCAGACCGCTCGCCAAAAGTTCAACGCGCTGGTTCGCGTCACCTCGGTCAACGGCAAGACGCCTGAGGAACTCAAGGACCGCGTTGAGTTCGCGAAGCTGGTCCCGTTGTACCCCTCCGAGCGCCTGCGCCTGGAGACGGACCCCAAGAAGATCGGCCCCCGCGTCATCGACCTGGTCGCCCCGATCGGCAAGGGCCAGCGCGGCCTGATCGTCTCGCCGCCGAAGGCCGGCAAGACGCTCATCCTGCAGTCAATTGCCAACGCCATCACCACCAACAATCCTGAGGTCCACCTCATGATGGTGCTTGTTGACGAGCGCCCCGAAGAAGTCACGGACATGCAGCGCACCGTGAAGGGCGAGGTCATCGCCTCGACCTTCGACCGCCCCGCCGACGACCACACCACGGTGGCCGAACTCTCCATCGAGCGCGCCAAGCGCCTCGTGGAAATGGGCATGGACGTTGTGGTCCTCCTGGACTCGATGACCCGTTTGGGCCGTGCCTACAACCTGGCGGCACCGGCTTCCGGCCGTATCCTCTCAGGTGGCGTCGACTCCGCCGCGCTGTACCCGCCGAAGCGGTTCTTCGGTGCCGCCCGCAACATCGAAAACGGCGGCTCGCTGACCATCCTGGCAACCGCGCTAGTCGAGACCGGCTCCAAGATGGACGAGGTCATCTTCGAAGAGTTCAAGGGCACCGGCAACATGGAACTGCGGCTGTCCCGCCAGCTCGCGGACAAGCGCATCTTCCCGGCGGTGGATGTCAACGCCTCAGGCACGCGCCGTGAGGAAAACCTGCTCTCGCCCGAGGAAGTCAAGATCATGTGGAAGCTGCGCCGGGTCCTGTCCGGACTCGAAACGCAGCAGAGCCTTGAACTGCTGACCAACAAGATCCGGGAGACCCAGAGCAACGTCGAGTTCCTGATGCAGGTGCAGAAGACGACGCTTGGTGCGAAGTCCGATAACGACAAGTAG
- the thrB gene encoding homoserine kinase, translated as METTLTVPAESAADAPEIPAGQLVTVRVPATSANLGPGFDSLGLALSLFDTLSVETLDSGELEFELSGEGAESLPRDASHLVVKAITEALHRLGFRHGGLRITADNVNPHGRGLGSSASAVVAAVTAANALVPEASRRGKDWVLQLTSEMEGHPDNVAPAIFGGLALSWQDSDQYSSTCAAVAAAVVPVVAVPDFELSTETARALLPASVGHHAAAMNSGRAALLIHALTQKPEFLLAGTEDYLHQSYRAEAMRPSADLIAALRRAGFAAAVSGAGPTVLVLANGVRQAEAAVAFINAFTAGNTPDVGWRVMKLAVDVEGAKVEVHRR; from the coding sequence GTGGAAACCACCCTCACCGTCCCGGCAGAGTCCGCCGCCGACGCCCCGGAGATACCGGCCGGGCAGCTCGTGACGGTCCGGGTGCCGGCCACCAGTGCGAACCTTGGCCCCGGCTTCGACAGCCTGGGTTTGGCGCTGTCCCTGTTCGACACCCTGTCGGTGGAAACCCTGGACAGCGGCGAGCTGGAATTTGAGCTCAGCGGAGAAGGGGCGGAATCCCTGCCCCGTGATGCCAGCCATCTGGTGGTGAAGGCAATCACGGAGGCCCTGCACCGCCTGGGGTTCCGGCACGGCGGGCTTCGGATCACGGCAGACAATGTCAACCCGCACGGCCGCGGTTTGGGCTCCTCAGCGTCAGCCGTGGTCGCCGCCGTCACCGCCGCCAATGCGCTGGTTCCCGAAGCATCGCGCCGGGGCAAGGACTGGGTCCTGCAGCTCACCAGTGAGATGGAAGGCCACCCGGACAACGTCGCACCCGCAATTTTCGGCGGACTGGCGCTCTCATGGCAGGACAGTGACCAGTACAGCAGCACGTGCGCGGCCGTCGCTGCGGCGGTTGTTCCGGTGGTCGCCGTGCCGGACTTTGAACTATCCACCGAGACGGCGCGTGCCCTGCTGCCGGCCTCGGTGGGCCACCACGCCGCGGCGATGAATTCCGGACGTGCGGCCCTGCTGATCCACGCGCTGACGCAAAAACCGGAGTTTCTCCTTGCCGGCACCGAGGACTACCTGCACCAGAGCTATCGTGCCGAGGCCATGCGGCCCAGCGCCGACTTGATCGCGGCTTTGCGGCGGGCTGGCTTTGCGGCCGCCGTGTCCGGGGCCGGGCCCACGGTGCTGGTCCTGGCCAATGGGGTGCGGCAGGCAGAGGCTGCCGTCGCGTTCATCAACGCTTTTACGGCTGGCAACACGCCGGACGTCGGCTGGCGCGTGATGAAGCTGGCTGTGGACGTCGAAGGTGCTAAAGTGGAAGTGCACCGGCGGTAA
- the thrC gene encoding threonine synthase, producing MAHQWRGVIREYAERLPVTEATEVITLGEGGTPLVYAQQLSALTGCEVYLKVEGMNPTGSFKDRGMTMAITAAVAAGAKAVVCASTGNTSASAAAYATAAGLKCVVLVPEGKISMGKLSQAIAHGATLLQVDGNFDNCLDIARKLGESYPVFLVNSVNPARIEGQKTGAFEVVDWLGDAPDFHVLPVGNAGNITAYWKGYKEYCAPFESTTAGTLAAVSTRTPVMWGFQAAGAAPFVAGHPITEPDTIATAIRIGNPASWDSAIAARDESGGVIEAVSDAEILAAHRWLSAREGVFVEPGSAAGVAGLIKKHTAGEVPVGKTIVITVTGHGLKDPQWALRAEDGSEVQPVKVANDVVTVATALGLEEK from the coding sequence GTGGCTCACCAATGGCGCGGCGTTATCCGCGAGTACGCTGAACGTCTTCCGGTCACCGAGGCAACCGAGGTGATTACCCTGGGGGAGGGCGGCACTCCGCTCGTTTACGCCCAGCAGCTTTCTGCGCTCACAGGCTGCGAGGTCTACCTCAAGGTCGAAGGCATGAACCCAACCGGTTCGTTTAAGGACCGCGGCATGACGATGGCCATAACGGCCGCGGTGGCCGCCGGCGCCAAGGCCGTTGTGTGTGCCTCCACAGGCAACACCTCCGCGTCCGCCGCCGCTTATGCGACCGCGGCCGGGCTGAAATGCGTTGTGCTGGTGCCGGAAGGCAAGATCTCCATGGGCAAGCTCAGCCAGGCGATCGCCCACGGCGCAACCCTGTTGCAGGTCGACGGAAACTTCGACAACTGCCTCGACATCGCCCGCAAACTGGGGGAGTCCTACCCGGTTTTCCTGGTCAATTCGGTCAACCCGGCCCGGATCGAGGGCCAGAAAACCGGCGCGTTCGAGGTGGTTGACTGGCTCGGGGACGCTCCCGACTTCCATGTGCTCCCGGTGGGCAACGCCGGCAACATCACCGCGTATTGGAAGGGCTATAAAGAGTACTGCGCGCCGTTTGAATCCACCACCGCCGGCACACTTGCCGCCGTGTCCACCAGGACCCCGGTGATGTGGGGCTTCCAGGCAGCCGGCGCGGCACCCTTTGTCGCGGGCCATCCGATCACCGAGCCCGACACGATTGCGACAGCCATCCGGATCGGCAACCCCGCCTCCTGGGACAGTGCCATTGCGGCGCGCGACGAGTCCGGCGGCGTGATCGAAGCCGTGTCCGATGCGGAAATTCTGGCAGCCCACCGCTGGCTCTCCGCCCGTGAGGGTGTATTTGTGGAACCCGGCTCGGCTGCGGGCGTCGCCGGGCTGATCAAAAAGCACACCGCCGGCGAGGTGCCGGTTGGCAAGACAATTGTCATCACCGTAACCGGCCACGGCCTCAAGGATCCGCAGTGGGCGCTCCGCGCGGAGGACGGCAGCGAAGTGCAGCCCGTCAAGGTCGCCAACGACGTCGTCACCGTAGCCACAGCCCTCGGACTGGAAGAAAAATAG
- a CDS encoding homoserine dehydrogenase, protein MTELRTLKVALLGCGNVGAQVARILLDDADMLASRSGARLELVGIAVRNTDAPRDVELPRELFTTDAGALVKDADLVIELMGGIEPARSLILAAMRNGACVVTGNKALVAKDGPTLHEEADKAGVQLSYEAAVAGAIPILRPIRDSLSGDRITRVLGIVNGTTNFILDQMDSTGAQFADALAEAQRLGYAEADPTADVEGHDAASKAAILASLSFHTRFSLDDVYCEGISSVTAADIAAAKDAGFVIKLLAIAEKLTAAGGETGTETDAAGTTGVSVRVHPTLLPREHPLAAVRGAFNAVFIEAENAGELMFYGQGAGGKPTASAVMGDLVSAARSIVLGGPGRAETTTGKVSALPITAAATSYYIGLDVADQPGVLAKIARLFADHGVSIEIMRQTTHRDADSNIESAELRIVTHRASEAALAATVEAAKGLDVINSVTSVLRVEGV, encoded by the coding sequence ATGACTGAATTGCGAACCCTGAAAGTAGCCCTCCTGGGCTGTGGCAATGTTGGGGCCCAGGTTGCGCGGATTCTCCTTGACGACGCCGACATGCTGGCCTCGCGTTCCGGTGCCCGCCTGGAACTCGTTGGTATTGCCGTGCGCAACACCGACGCTCCTCGGGATGTTGAACTTCCCCGGGAACTCTTTACCACCGACGCCGGCGCTCTGGTCAAGGACGCCGACCTCGTGATCGAGCTCATGGGTGGGATCGAGCCGGCGCGCAGCCTGATCCTGGCTGCCATGCGGAACGGCGCTTGCGTCGTCACCGGCAACAAGGCACTCGTTGCCAAAGACGGCCCGACGCTTCACGAGGAAGCGGACAAGGCCGGCGTCCAGCTGTCCTATGAGGCCGCCGTCGCCGGCGCCATTCCCATCCTGCGCCCGATCCGGGACAGCCTTTCCGGCGACCGGATCACCCGCGTGCTCGGCATCGTTAACGGCACCACCAACTTCATCCTGGACCAGATGGATTCGACCGGGGCGCAATTCGCCGATGCCCTGGCCGAGGCCCAGCGCCTGGGCTATGCGGAGGCCGACCCCACCGCCGACGTTGAGGGCCACGACGCCGCCTCCAAGGCCGCGATCCTTGCCTCGCTGTCCTTCCACACGCGGTTTTCCCTCGATGATGTGTATTGCGAGGGCATCAGCTCCGTCACCGCCGCCGACATCGCCGCGGCGAAGGACGCCGGTTTTGTCATCAAGCTGCTCGCGATCGCCGAAAAGTTGACGGCCGCAGGTGGGGAAACCGGCACGGAAACCGACGCCGCAGGAACCACCGGTGTCTCGGTCCGGGTCCACCCGACGCTGCTGCCGCGCGAACACCCGCTGGCAGCAGTACGCGGTGCATTCAACGCCGTTTTTATCGAGGCCGAAAACGCCGGCGAGCTGATGTTCTACGGGCAGGGTGCCGGCGGCAAGCCCACGGCCTCCGCAGTTATGGGGGACCTTGTCTCGGCAGCCCGCAGCATCGTCCTGGGCGGCCCGGGCAGGGCCGAGACCACCACGGGGAAGGTATCGGCGCTTCCCATCACTGCCGCTGCCACCAGCTACTACATCGGCCTGGACGTCGCGGACCAGCCCGGTGTGCTGGCCAAGATCGCCCGGCTTTTCGCCGACCACGGCGTCTCCATTGAAATCATGCGGCAGACCACCCATCGCGATGCTGATTCCAACATCGAGTCGGCGGAACTCCGGATCGTCACCCACCGCGCAAGCGAGGCCGCATTGGCGGCCACCGTCGAGGCCGCCAAGGGCCTGGACGTTATCAATTCCGTTACATCCGTCCTTCGGGTAGAAGGAGTCTAA